A stretch of DNA from Gottschalkia acidurici 9a:
TATAGGAGTCGTACCTAATATTAATGATATACAAAAAGAAGTAGGGGAATTAAGTGAAGAATATGAAACGATAAAGTTAAGCTTAGAATTGCTAAAACAAGAGAAAGTTCAAGGAAAATATGAAATCACCAACGTAATCGTAGAAATAAATAAGCTAATGATGAAGAATAATGTAACTTTAAATAATATGAAGTGGATAGAAGAAGATAAAGAAAAACTAAATGAGCAAACACAAGGGCAGACACAGGAGAAACCTAAGGAATCAGTTCAGGAAGGTAGTGATATTGAATGGACTGCCTGTGAACTTGAATTTACAGGAAAGTTGTTACCCATAATAGCATTTTTTAATGATATTTATGGATTCGAGTCCTTAGTACAAGTTGATGAGGTTAACATAGAATATGATGAAGAAAAAGACACATATCGTGCAATCATGAAGGTTTCAATCTAAATTGTCAATGTAGGAGGTTTTAAATTTGAATAAAAAAATTCTTAGTATAGAGGAACTACTAGTGAAGATAAGAGATAAAAAGGCATCAGATCTTCACCTTACGGCAAATATGCCTCCATTAGCAAGAGCTTCTGGTGAGATTATACAAATAGATGATGAGGTACTAACTAACCAAGATATAAAGGAGCTGGTATACTCTGTTTTGACAGACACCCAAAAGCAAATATTAGAGGACAAGCTTTCTGTGGACTTAGCAATTAGTGTTTTGAATATAGGTAGGTTTAGAGTTCATGTTTACCATCAAAGAGGAAATATGACAGCAGTACTTAGAAGACTTTCGGATGATAATCCAGATTTAAAAAAACTAGGTCTTCCAAAGGTTGTTGAAAATGTATGTGAGCTTAAAAGTGGTTTAGTATTAGTAACAGGAGCGACAGGAAGTGGTAAATCTACAACTCTAGCAGCTATTATAGATAGGATAAATCAAAATTACAGTAAGAATATCATAACTATTGAAGACCCGATAGAGTATGTTCATATGAATAAAAAAAGTATTATCAATCAAAGAGAACTATATACAGATGTTGATTCATTCCCAGATGCTTTAAGAGGTGCATTGAGGGCAGATCCAGATATTATTTTAGTTGGGGAAATGAGAGATCTAGATACAATTAGGACAGCAATTATGGCAGCAGAAACAGGACATTTAGTATTTGCTACACTACACTCTAGGGATGCGGTATCTTCAATAAATAGAATGATTGGAGTATTTACACCCCAAGAGCAACAACAGATTAGACAACAACTTTCAGTCTCCTTAAAAGCAGTAATATCCCAACAATTGCTACCAAGAAAATCGGGAGATGGGATAGTTCTTGCTTGTGAAATTATGAACGTTACACCTGCTATATCTAACTTAATAAGACTTGAAAAACAAGAGCATATGTATATGTCAATTGAAACAGGTTTTGACGCGGGAATGCAGACTATGGAACAAAGTCTTATACAGTTAGTAAAATCAGGAGATATTGATATCTCTACCGCTAAAATATCTTCAAAAAATGCATCCATGATAGAGCAAAGATTAAATACAATTAATACTTAGAAAGGTAGATC
This window harbors:
- a CDS encoding type IV pilus twitching motility protein PilT; this encodes MNKKILSIEELLVKIRDKKASDLHLTANMPPLARASGEIIQIDDEVLTNQDIKELVYSVLTDTQKQILEDKLSVDLAISVLNIGRFRVHVYHQRGNMTAVLRRLSDDNPDLKKLGLPKVVENVCELKSGLVLVTGATGSGKSTTLAAIIDRINQNYSKNIITIEDPIEYVHMNKKSIINQRELYTDVDSFPDALRGALRADPDIILVGEMRDLDTIRTAIMAAETGHLVFATLHSRDAVSSINRMIGVFTPQEQQQIRQQLSVSLKAVISQQLLPRKSGDGIVLACEIMNVTPAISNLIRLEKQEHMYMSIETGFDAGMQTMEQSLIQLVKSGDIDISTAKISSKNASMIEQRLNTINT